agcttctcttttttcaaCCTTTCATCACGGTCAGgctcttctgttctttttcgtaatttttccttaaaacacaAGTTCACGGGAAGAAATGAAGATCACCCAAGATACTTAAAATTACAGATTCTGAGGACGTAAAAgtctaaatttttaaaacagttcagcgttattttccaaacaaatgACAGTGCTTCCTAAAATGCCTGAAATGAAAATCCTTTGTCttgcagaactttttttttgcttgtcaCTATCACAAGAACAGAGGCCACACTACACTTCTTTAAAAACGCCATAAAATTCCCACCTGAATCAACATCTTTGCTTGTATCTAATGTCACAACGAATTACATCAGTGAAAGCACAGTGCAAGATTCCATCTCTTGGAGTGTTTCACCCTCTTGAGAAAATCCAATAGGCAGCTTTTTAGGTACGTTAGGAAACCTCCaatcatttttcatttcaataacTGGAGGAAATACTTACTTTTAAATCTTCTACAGTAGCTTTTATTTTGGCATAACCCATGTGCTGCTTTCCCATCAAGTGGTCATCTACCCTGGACTGTGCATCTCCTACAATTAAAAAGGCTCCACAAACTTCACAAActtccatttgtttttcctgtgctgcaaaGCTCTCAATtgtctgaaaaagaagaatatttcaTAAGGCAAAGTTTTAATCAGTGAAGAGGTTTGTAACTCTATGCTACTGTTGTCAAATATGAGGCTttactgaaagctgaaatgcaTCTGCCAGCTTTATCTTTGGAGCACTGCATCCTATCACagtaaaaagggagaaaagaggcAACTCTGTGCCCATTCCCACATGGAAGGAGTCCAGGAGAAATCACAGAGCTATTAACTCACTGCATTAACATGTACACAGTCATATCTGCAACTTCCTTGTAgtatcagaaaaattaaaaattttacatttttcttttcaagcttTCCTTTTCAGATTTAAGATTTCTTTGGCATCAACTGAAATATCAGGAGCTGCAGAACTACCATGGAATATACATCAAGGAATCAAAAGGCCAGAATATcccatgaagaaaaaacaaaaagaaaaactggctTCTATTTAAAAGCACAGTGGTCAAATTAAACCACTGTTTCAACAGACATGAGAAGTACACTGAAATTTCAACATAAACCCAGGTGATTATTGCTGTGCAATGTCCATGAATCATACAGTATGGCCACAAACACTCTGCCTGCAACATTTatgaattcttaaaaataaaacaagaatcTCAATTTGAGCATTTCAttaaacaccaaaataaaatctttaaactTAAGCTCCTTTTTATTAACAGGAACTTGATACTCAACCTCTCTGGCTCCTGTAGCTCTCAGAGTCCAACAAATACCTGTCTCCAGTCACAGCCCTGACTCAAGGACTTTCTGTAAGTAACACTGGTAGTTCAGTAGGATTATATTGCAGAGGCTACAGGGCAAAGGTTAACTGAGACCTCACCTAGAGGAAGGTGCAAGCTCTCCTCCAGGACTGCTGCGTGAGTAATTTCATAATTTGTGTGCAGGAAGCCCATTCTCAAGGTAGAATGCCTCATCAACACACTGGATTAACAAAGCCAAATGTCCTGTTACTATGTAATAAATTCTGCACAGACCTTGCATGCCTTCAGTGGAAGGACAAGGTTATTCAGAATGTACTGTGCACCACATTTTGATATGCTGCACAGAGCTATGAACATACTACTTACTGAAGTCGTAGACCTCAGCagttctctctcttcctttaaTTGTTCAACAAGTTTCATCATTCCTTGTGCTTCTTCCACCTTTCCTTCTGAACCTAGTTCTTCGATCTAAAaggcaatataaaaataaaaagtttaatttttgaTCAAGTAACAAAAGAAAGATCTCTCTTATGGGGGTTAAAAAACCCTCACCTGTTGAAGCAGTACATCAATTTTGTCAGTTAACACCTGAATCTTCTCCTCATTTTTACCGGTAGGTCCTGCTCCCTGCAAAAAGTATAAGAgtgaggtgggtttttttttctttccttgttgttttggctttttttctgttgttaaaaCAGCTTAAACACACAAATGTACGTCTTCACGTATTCCAGAGATGCTTTGGGAATAACCTCCCCCTGGCCTCCTCTCCCATGAGAAGCTACTAATAATAGTCTAGTCTAATATAAAACACTCCTCAACACAATTTACTCCACCCTTGTTAGGTCTAGTCACACTAATTGCTCTCAAATCAACAAAAATGTTCACAGCCCTGGCCcataaaaggtaaaaaaactGTATTCAAAATCCTAACTTTAAACTCTGACACTCCCATGCAGCTACTACATATCTTTGCAGACATCCAAGTATGACTTACAAGTTCTGTGGGCTTTGAATTTCAAATTCTgagcaaaaaatgcaaaaaatctcACTTCAAAGATGTATTATTTGTCAGCAGTGTCctccctgcaggctgccagAACAGACTAACTGCTGCcctcccacctctgctctgctccacaaGTGGTATCTCTTGAGTGGATGCTGTCCACAGCTCCTTCTGAAGCAACTGGACTTTGCACAGAACAGTGAGGTGGGGCAGCAGAAAGGAACAAAGCTGCCCTGGCAGTCACAAAACTCACACAGCACAGGTCACAGTCACTGCTCCAAATCCatcaggggaaaagaaacaacttgctagtgcagggagggaggaatgTGCAGCTAGTGGAGAGAAGGTAAACTGAGGTTGTCAGGGTAAAGACAACACTTGACAGGTAGAAAACAGATAGTCATTCTGAGGAAACAAGGGACAGTAAGAACAGACAGTGCTCTTGCTGACTGTGGAGTCAGTGGCTTGTCCATTAACACCAGATGTGATCTGCTGGCTAACAGATGAAAAATCTTGCTGGTCAGGAATCTTCTGGATAACATAAGTTTTACCTGAATAGCTGAGACCCTGAAGATGCCATCTACAGGAAAAGCCACCTCAGTGACTCTTGCAGACTCACCCCAGAAGACTGTTGGTTCTGTGACAGTGCCAAACGAGCATGGCCCCTCCGGATCCTGCGCTCCACCTCTGCGAGCAAGCTCTGCAAATAGCGCAGGAAGTCCCTCTCATAGCCCACCTTCATAAACCGAGAGCTCTTCTCATACCTGaggaaaggttttaaaaatgagaGCTCACATCAATCTGTAATAGATGAAAACTAAGTAACAAGACCCACAGGATCATAAATTCTTGCTCACTGTAAGAcatatatactatatattatatatttaaataagtacatttttatttaaataaaaatttaaataaatccaagcaaataaaaagagCAAGTAATTGGTTATGTTTGGATTGCTATTAACAAATTTCAAAGATACCAGAAACTATCTGTTTTAACGTATCAAACAACAAACTTACTGTTTGCGTAGGTTTTCATCGTGAATTTTTTCACAAGGACCTAAAAAGACAACACAAAAAACTTAAGTTTGCATTCTTAAATGTTGTATTCATATTCCACCAGCACTTGTTTGTGCACCGTGACAGAAAAGGGCTATAAACATTTCACAAGGACTTTTATACTTCTgcctttctgcttcctttgctTGGAGCTTGAAagattattaaagaaaaaatgccaaCATCATTTAGTAACTCTAAAACCAAAAGAGACTCTACATCCAAAGtcttaataaaaatagaattttagaTCGAGGTTTACATCagtaaatacaaacaaacaacatAATATCCTAAATACCTGAggctttaaaaaacagaaaaaaaaaaaaaacaaaccaaaaaaacaaaaaaaacaaaaaaaaaaaaaaaaaaaaaaaaaaaaaaataaaaataaacaaaaaaatacaaaaaaaaaaaaataaaaaaaaacaaaaaaaaaacaacaacaacaacaacaaaaaacaaaaacaccaaccaaccaaccaaaaaacacacacaaaaaaagaaaaattacatgaCAGGTAATTTTATCAGGCATTTTCTACtttccagggctctctgcaACACACTGGCTACTTAAGACATAGATCTTGGGAGTCAATTAGGAGATATGTGCCCTGAGTTCATGAAGGTGGCTATGTTAAAATTCCTCACCTTCCCCAGACTCTCAAACTCTTCAGACTTAGAAATTAACACAAGGACAAAAAGTCTGGCTTTGCTAAATTGCCATCTCCAAACTACATGCCACATGTAGCCATCACTTGAAAATTACCAATAATTTAAAGCTGGTCTTCAGAAATAACTATTACAGTAAGTGAGTCTCTAATGTAAAGCAGCTCAGTAATGTATACTCACACAAAAACAGGTTAAAACTCTACTCAGGTAGAATAACCCAAACCAGACCCAGACACCTGAGCACAAGAAAAGCACCCCACCCCCAGTAATTTAGCTtacacagtaagaaaaaaaaatttaagaagtttTTTCACTTAGACCAAGTAGGATCCGGAATAAATATTACTTTCAGCATGCTGCATCACTGGTAAcccttgaaatgaaaaaattcttttaaaagtgcTCTGACTGAGCAATTAACACAGCTTATGAACATTAAAAACCTAGTTTGCCAACAAAAGCTCAACTGTTAATACATTAAAGTGAATAAAAATGCCATGACTTATAAACTTACCTAAATCAGAACGGGTATTTGTAAATAATTCAGCTGGACAAAAGCCACAAAGGTAGTATTTGCAAAcctgacagagaagaaaagaaataggcATCATTTTTTTGCCTCTTGAATTGAAAATTCTATATAAtcacttttatttctaaaacacAGTGATAAAGTTTCTTTTGAACATAGTAAAATTCCTAAAAATTTTACACAACCTCTACCTTTATATTTCCTGGCAGCACTAAGTGCTACAAGATGCATCTTGAtgacaaaacaccaaaaatctTACTTTCCCTTGCAATAGTAATAGCCCTTAATTTTACCACTAAATACTTAGGATTAGAGGAAAATGTAATCAATTTATAAATATTCaacatttctgaaggaaaggaatGACATCAGACTGGACTATTTAGTAAGTTTCAGTGAAAGTCTTAGCTGTGAAAAGCCACAAGAGGTGAGAACAACTGCCATGGAAACATGGAACAAGTTCCTTTGCTGCCTGGAACAACTTTGTGCTCAGCCACCACTTCCTCAGAGCTCCTGGCCTGGAGACCTGCAGCCACCTACACTCAGACATCAGGCACTGTCCCAAGGACTTTGATGGCAATTGAAGGACTGAGAATTATTCAGAAGCTTTCCCACTCCAATGCTATTGCTACTTTACCATCTGCTACTTTTAAGAATGACAGGCAACAAGACATCATATAGCTCAGGCAGAGAAGACATTCACTTTAACCTGGTTTCCTACCAACTAGgaagggtttgtttgtttcagcaCAGTCTGGTTTTACATTATTGAGTCAGGTTCTTTTCCTGATAGCAGAAAAACACCATCAGAAAGTTCAAACACGCAAAAGCCTGTTACTCTAGTCAGTAAATATTTAACATATGATGGGATAAAGGCAGCTTCTGTTAAAAAGATTATCCACCCTCACCCATAAGCACGGGTGTAGCCAGCCAAGTCGGTCAGTTCCTGAAGTTCCTAACACAGAATTATCTCCTGTCTGTCCATCAGCCATAAGGGTAGAATCACAAATACTTTCATCCCTAACTTCATAAACCatcttaaatatttaacttttcaCTGGACCCTTCCCACAGATGTGACTACCATTAATTAAGGTGTAAATACAAAACCAGCCTGGATGTTCTTCCAGCACCTCCTTCACATGACACCAGTCCCTCATTTTTGGCCAATCTAATAAATGTGAATGCATTACAGCCTAGTTCTGATCATCTCACACGTCCTGCAGACGAAGACTTGCAGTATCTTATCTCCCAAGATACAGAGTGAAGTATTTCAAGAAATGGGGGTGAGGAGAGAGGCCCCAAACACCACCACCTCACTAAAACGCCTGGGATACTCGTTgatcaaattatttattttagtcaGCCTGATTTGTATTTCCAGCCTAACTGCCAGACTGCAAATCAGACAACAGAAGTTAAAACTCTACTGAGTGCTTTACAGATTCCTCAGAAAAACAATCAGGCTTTCGAGTAACAAACCATGgacaacaaacacaaacaaacaaatctctTATTATGTAATTTGAATACTTCTCCCATGAGCCAGGTTTGGACGCTGGTACCTATCTAAAGCAATTTACCAAGAATAGTTATGAAAACacatgaaattacatttttttttcctcagaaagaaggaaaaagttaCTGGAGAAAATCTGGTTTCAGAATCTGCTCTTTTCTGAAAGCTGCAATATCCTTTGTTTTACTACAGAGTTGCTTCAAAGGAGCAGTTTCTGGGATGATTTCTTACTAGTCCATAGAAATGTAATTTCTCCATACATTCTCTTCTTCCACTTTCTCATACTCACATCCAGGTATAAGGATAAGTGGAAAGACACTTCCCAAAAAATTTCAGAGATGGCTTACACAATTTCCTAAGACAGAGAGAGCACAGCAATGAAGCCTGACCATACCATACTGTTAAAAGGGTTGTAGGATATCATCTATCAACCAAAAAATTAGGCAAGCTGGCCGGTAACAGTTTAGAAACTAGCAGTAATagaagaagcaaaggaaaagtaATTAGGAGTACAatgaacaaaacagaacaaaaaaccctaccctcaatgaaaaccaaaaagaacTATAATTATAATGTAACAGTATTAACAGGAAAATCCTCTTTTTATGAACCGATGGTTATAGCCAGAAGTTGCAGTAACCAGTACTAAAATATGAGGCAGAAACATGTATAAACACTGCATTAAttatttatacattaaaaaccccaaacaaacacaggccatatcaaacaacaacaaaaaaatccctcaaacccaaaataacaacaaaacacatACACACTCTCTAAAAAGCTGCCATAATTTTCTCCTACCAGCTCTAGATGCTGCCACTCtagcactgggatggcactcTGTGAATTACCTGACCTCTCCTAGGAAGCAGCCTGCAGAGAAATACTCACTTCAGAGTGGTCCAGACCACTGCAGCTGAAGagattttcttcccctctcaTACCTATTTCATTATGCTCTTCAACAGGAAAACACAACTTGCTGGAATCCTGCAGAATCTTGCAGGTATcattccagctcagcctcacTGAGCCCAACATCTGCCTTCCCAGGCTGAACATCAACTGCACTTCCAATCAATCCTGAGTAATCAATGGGGAGTGGGAACAGAAAGTGCCAAGGAACAGTAAGTTCCAAGAACCATAGAACCATTAAAGGACTGAAACAGATATGATCGATAAATGTCAACTGACATCACTCCTCCATGGTGTATCAGGCACTAATCACAATATGAAAACACATTCCATAGCAGGCAGTTTTGAAGGCAGAACTCCCTCTGCAGGTAACGagcatttattcctttttacaGAATTATCCTGACAACTCTGCTAGCAAGAAGGTGCAACACAGAAGTGTCACTGTCAAATTGCTGCTGCAGTATAAGCCACAGTCTGGGTTTCAAAGCCCTGAGTGCTCACATTTTCATAAGACACTATGATGCTATAACAACTAGAGATGCTTGGAGCTTTCCACTTCTTCATCACAAATTCACTAATCCCTGAAATCTCCTGGACGCAGAAAGTAGTATCCTTTACATCCAAGTCCACTAAGTTAACAGCAAGAATTGCAAGCTCAGTCGTAGTTTGGGAAGCAGTTCAAAGCTTTCCCACATTAAGAAGCTATTGACAGCTCTATATTGTTAATGCTTCTACATTAACATGTTTCTCTTCGGCAGGAAATTTATTTACTGATGGAGAAGTCTCTCTCTAACAGTAATAAACAATTACATAAGTAAATTCCTTTAGGGAGACAATTCCTAGTAAAAAGGCTGAGAATAAAACCCAGCAGACCGTGTCTTACACACCAAAAACTAGTAAATTTCTTCCCATAGTTGAGTTCTTTGAATCCATTAAAGCTCACATGCAGCAATGTTAAGTGCAATGCCTGcccacccaaacccaaacaaacataAGCTGTTCTCCTGAACCCACTCTTAAAgagaaatgttatttctttttagaagaATATTGGTAATGGAAGGCTAGGTtctctccctgcatccccagGGGTACTAAGTCCTTAAATTCCACCTAGACACAAAGCAGTTTAGATTGCTggcattataaaaataaaagcacaacaCATCATAAATAGCTAAAACCATTTCATCATACTGTGAATACAAACCTACATTTTGAGAAACTGCATTATCAGAGATGATAGCTCGCAGCCATTTGTCTCTAACAGCTCTTCATGCCTCTCGACTTTCTGAAAACCCTGAGTTTGCCTTGAAGAAGCATCAAAATCTCAAACCTtacaggagcagcctgtgctgggctgtctTCTGCTACAGAACAGCCTCAGGACTCTTATGCAATCCCTGTTCCCGTAAGAACTTGCTCTGTGCAGGTGGCATATTAAAGCAAGAAAGTGTGAATCAATAAAGAAACATACCCTGTCTACAGATATGATTGTaagcagaaagtaaaatatGTGACACTAGTGATTTCTTTCTGTACACAAAACAAAGTCTTTTTGCCAAACCAAGACTGATCACCTAAGGATGTGCCATCGTACTGAAATATACCACAAGTGGGACTCgaatttttaaagattaaagGCTTTAGTCATgtcaaagttttaaaataaggaCTTAAGCTCTACAAAAgcatttataatatataatcGACATTGGCACAGCAAATAAATCACACACTGAGCTACTGCACCCTCTGCTTCCACACTGTCCACTTTCACCTTGTATttcacagcaccttccagttTGACAGGCACATCGATGCAATCTCCACATGATAAGCAAAAAACAGATGAGCTTCTTGTGATAATCTTCCACGTTCAAAACGGATGAAATGGGGCACAAAATCCTACACTTTGGATCTATACATGCTGGCACTGAGCAGGCTGCATGTTGATCTATGTCTAATCTCAAAAGAAATTATGTTAGCACATATATTTCACCTGAAAAGCTggacagcaggcagaggaatTAATGTTACCATTTGAGCCTTATCTGCATTTCCTGTCTTTTAAAACCTGTCAGCACTGCAAATTTTATCTTTAGGTGACAGTCAAACTGACACACGTGTTTAGCTGGGTTTTATGAACACATCAGTTGACTATAGGAACCTAAGAAAACATTCCTTGAAGAAAAGTTGTACTTAACcctaaataaaagcagaagcagagcaaacagcagcagctcctgcaggcctGAAGGCTCAACCCCTAAGCCTGTAACTTTCCCACTGCTCTCACAGACACAGGGCAGCTCTCACTTTCTGAACTGTCCGAGGACTGGGAAGGACTGACAAGGCCCTAAAACAACAAAAGTGAACAGCCTAGAGACAGAATCCTTTGGTTATAATCAAACTATTCAGCCTAAAGCTgtatgtgaaaagaaaaattgaaaatattctgtgatttgctCATTTGATGACGAAGAAAGTCATCTGAACTTATAAAAAGTGAAATgatggggaaaaacaaaaatcaaccaAGGAAAGAAGTCATTCTCACCATAACGaataaaccaaaccaatccCCTTATCTGTTCTACCTGGACAAACACGGCTCAATCCATTCACCTTGTATTTCGTATATTTCCTCTAACTGCTCCTTTTGTAAAATTCACAACCAAAACAAAGTATCTAATTGAACACttaactgaattattttcttaataaagtAAGTCTACAAACACATAAGGTCATGAAAACTTCCTGAATTCACGACTTCTTCCTGACATGCACTGCTTACCTATAGAGCAGCACTTTTCAAGGGAAGGACTGGCTCCTCTCACTTGAAAAATCTAAGTTAAGATAGGTATTGGTCCTTAGATCATGCCAATTCAACAAATTCAAACACGTATTATCACCCTTTTTAACGACCTAAATCCCATATAAAAACGTGAAATGTCATTGATTAAGATGCTTTTCAGCGCAGCCAAACCCAAgcatttctccctcctcccaaaTAAACAACATCCTAAGCAAATGCTAAGGAGGGAGGAGCTAAACGCTTCGTGCAGCTTAAACCACAGAAATTCCTATCACTTAAGCGATCAATTATTGTAACTGTGGCACCTTCTCTTAACATGTGCCATAACTAAAAAAAGTTATCATGAACGGgagaaagtaaaatttaaaaatccatcagCGTTCATCtctcccaaagcagcagctatAGGAACTCTGTAGGTACCACTGAGTTTTCTTCAAATAACTTACAGTTCAACTACGACGGCCAAAACTATCTCATCATTCATTAAAGCTCAACCAGTGGAGAAAcccaaataaataataataacaacaacaataataacaacaacaacgTCGTCTTATTTGAGCCACTTACTGCAGAAACTGAATGAACAGTACATTAACAAAAATACGTAAGTACTCCTAAACAACAGTCTTGCTTAGGTTTGTGTCCGTCCTCCCACCCCAAACAGATTCCTCCAAGTGAGGAAATATGGAAAGAATCAAGCTTTCCTTAACCAGATCCTCACTTTCTACAGtcttatgtttttttcctggtagtACAACCCCCAGACTAATATTAAAGTCGGTAGGCGCgtgctcttctttttcctcccctacCACCACCCTCAGGAAGAGATCCACAGACATTTATCTACAAACTAGAACATCTGTCTCACCCCTCTTCGTGCAACTCAGCAGCTTCTACTCAGAACTGTTGGATTCCTTTACCCGCCGCCTTATTTTTGCGTGTCGCTACGGGAGACCTCCGCCACCACAAGTCCCCCGTAAGCCCCCGTTAATTAACGGCGACCCCggggacacacacagccttTCCCCGCAGACACCCAGGCCCTGGGCTGTCCGTCCCGCAGCCCCACGGCAGTCCGGCCGCGGGGggatcctcctcctgctgcgGGGGCTCGGCGCTGCTCCCGCACGTCCAGGCCCGGCGCAGGCCGCCATGCAGCGCGCAGCACGGAGAGCCCGACCCGCAGCCCCACAAACCACGCGGGGCCCCCGCTCCGGCCGGCACCTCACCGCTCccctcttctcccctccccGCAATTGACCCGGGCCGACAGAAGCCGCCCGCGTCGCTCCGACAAAACCCCGGCCACGCGCACTGTGCTAGAGCAAGAAAGGATGGAGGAGAGGGGCGGCCGTGCTACACTCACACTCTCGTGGTCCCACCGCACGTTGCTGCGCTTTTCATCCGGGGCCAGGTTCCTGTCCCGGCCCATGAGCTCATCGAGGAGCTGGGCGGCAGATATCATGGTGAGCTGCGGGCCGAATCCCCCTCGCCAGACAGCAGCTCGGCCGCCTCGCCCCGACCGCCCGCGCCGCGCCTGACAGAGACAAAATGGCGGCGGCGGCTGGCCCTGCCCACAATGCACCGCGCGGGCCGAGCCCGCCGTGCCCCGCTCCCTCACGGCTCATCTCCCTCAcggctcctctccctgccggccccgctccccgccggccccgctgcctcccggccccgctccctcacggcccctcTCCCTGACGGCCCCGCTCCCTCACGGCTCCTCTCCCTGACCGCTCCTCTCCCTCACGGCTCCTCTCCCTGAcggctcctctccctgccgCCTCCgctccctcacggccccgctccctcacggctcctctccctgccggCTCCgctccctcacggccccgctccctgacggccccgctccctcacggccccgctccctcacggccccggttcgggcggccgcggggcagGGACGGGGAGGCCCGGCACATACCGGAGCGTCGAACGGCCACGGCCGCGTGTGGCTCTGAGTGAGGGACCGCGGGTGCCACACAGACCGTGTCCTGCCCAGTGAGGTGTCATGACAGATAATGTCCGGTTCCCTGTGCTGGTACTGCAGAAGGTAACCTGCCACGACAGTGTCCTGCCTGGTGCGGTGTCAGAGcgcagggacacagcccagaCACAcagt
The sequence above is a segment of the Sylvia atricapilla isolate bSylAtr1 chromosome 18, bSylAtr1.pri, whole genome shotgun sequence genome. Coding sequences within it:
- the LUC7L3 gene encoding luc7-like protein 3 isoform X3, coding for MISAAQLLDELMGRDRNLAPDEKRSNVRWDHESVCKYYLCGFCPAELFTNTRSDLGPCEKIHDENLRKQYEKSSRFMKVGYERDFLRYLQSLLAEVERRIRRGHARLALSQNQQSSGGAGPTGKNEEKIQVLTDKIDVLLQQIEELGSEGKVEEAQGMMKLVEQLKEERELLRSTTSTIESFAAQEKQMEVCEVCGAFLIVGDAQSRVDDHLMGKQHMGYAKIKATVEDLKEKLRKRTEEPDRDERLKKEKLEREEREKEREREREERERKRRREEEEKEKERARDRERRKRSRSRSRHSSRTSDRRCSRSRDHKRSRSRERRRSRSRDRRRSRSHDRSERKHRSRSRDRRRSKSRDRKSYKHRSKSREREQDRKSKEKEKRGSDDKKSSMKSSSREKQSEDTKTDSKESETKNEVNGTNEDIKSEGDTQSN
- the LUC7L3 gene encoding luc7-like protein 3 isoform X1, producing the protein MISAAQLLDELMGRDRNLAPDEKRSNVRWDHESVCKYYLCGFCPAELFTNTRSDLGPCEKIHDENLRKQYEKSSRFMKVGYERDFLRYLQSLLAEVERRIRRGHARLALSQNQQSSGGAGPTGKNEEKIQVLTDKIDVLLQQIEELGSEGKVEEAQGMMKLVEQLKEERELLRSTTSTIESFAAQEKQMEVCEVCGAFLIVGDAQSRVDDHLMGKQHMGYAKIKATVEDLKEKLRKRTEEPDRDERLKKEKLEREEREKEREREREERERKRRREEEEKEKERARDRERRKRSRSRSRHSSRTSDRRCSRSRDHKRSRSRERRRSRSRDRRRSRSHDRSERKHRSRSRDRRRSKSRDRKSYKHRSKSREREQDRKSKEKEKRGSDDKKSSMKSSSREKQSEDTKTDSKESETKNEVNGTNEDIKSEVQRKYAQMKMELSQVRRQTKAPSEGNDSVVLQNILSVGVVSGP
- the LUC7L3 gene encoding luc7-like protein 3 isoform X2, producing MISAAQLLDELMGRDRNLAPDEKRSNVRWDHESVCKYYLCGFCPAELFTNTRSDLGPCEKIHDENLRKQYEKSSRFMKVGYERDFLRYLQSLLAEVERRIRRGHARLALSQNQQSSGGAGPTGKNEEKIQVLTDKIDVLLQQIEELGSEGKVEEAQGMMKLVEQLKEERELLRSTTSTIESFAAQEKQMEVCEVCGAFLIVGDAQSRVDDHLMGKQHMGYAKIKATVEDLKEKLRKRTEEPDRDERLKKEKLEREEREKEREREREERERKRRREEEEKEKERARDRERRKRSRSRSRHSSRTSDRRCSRSRDHKRSRSRERRRSRSRDRRRSRSHDRSERKHRSRSRDRRRSKSRDRKSYKHRSKSREREQDRKSKEKEKRGSDDKKSSMKSSSREKQSEDTKTDSKESETKNEVNGTNEDIKSEVQRKYAQMKMELSQVRRQTKAPSEGNDSVVLQNILRTTT
- the LUC7L3 gene encoding luc7-like protein 3 isoform X4, translating into MISAAQLLDELMGRDRNLAPDEKRSNVRWDHESVCKYYLCGFCPAELFTNTRSDLGPCEKIHDENLRKQYEKSSRFMKVGYERDFLRYLQSLLAEVERRIRRGHARLALSQNQQSSGGAGPTGKNEEKIQVLTDKIDVLLQQIEELGSEGKVEEAQGMMKLVEQLKEERELLRSTTSTIESFAAQEKQMEVCEVCGAFLIVGDAQSRVDDHLMGKQHMGYAKIKATVEDLKEKLRKRTEEPDRDERLKKEKLEREEREKEREREREERERKRRREEEEKEKERARDRERRKRSRSRSRHSSRTSDRRCSRSRDHKRSRSRERRRSRSRDRRRSRSHDRSERKHRSRSRDRRRSKSRDRKSYKHRSKSREREQDRKSKEKGQKIRLLD